A single region of the Halarcobacter mediterraneus genome encodes:
- a CDS encoding urease accessory protein UreF, producing METHITHTKALSRFLQLLDGAFPSGAFVHSFGLEPHIVLGHVYDKNSLKKFLENIIKDQYQKMEFTIVKKVFSLLKEKKISHLLKEDKKYASMFSFEYAKALKDLGENYLKHIDFDITSPIVKEYFQNVKDKKAYGNELFILSAYAFELGLDVDTFLLLWCKKNLINIASTSLKISKIKPSEIQQLLFSFDDIIEEEIKNSSKNLSNFNPLFEEVIFSHLNLEPKMFTT from the coding sequence ATGGAAACGCACATCACTCACACTAAAGCACTAAGTAGATTTTTACAACTACTTGATGGAGCCTTTCCATCAGGGGCTTTTGTTCATTCATTTGGACTTGAACCACATATTGTATTAGGTCATGTTTATGACAAGAATAGTTTAAAAAAATTCTTAGAAAATATAATAAAAGACCAATATCAAAAGATGGAATTTACTATTGTTAAAAAAGTATTTAGTCTTTTAAAAGAGAAGAAAATATCTCACTTACTAAAAGAAGATAAAAAATATGCTTCAATGTTTAGTTTTGAATATGCAAAGGCTTTAAAAGATTTAGGAGAAAACTACCTAAAACATATTGATTTTGATATAACTTCGCCTATTGTAAAAGAGTATTTTCAAAATGTAAAAGATAAAAAAGCCTATGGAAATGAGCTTTTTATCTTAAGTGCTTATGCTTTTGAATTAGGTCTTGATGTAGATACATTTCTTCTTTTATGGTGTAAAAAAAACTTAATTAATATTGCAAGTACAAGTTTAAAAATCTCAAAGATAAAACCTAGTGAAATACAACAACTACTTTTTAGTTTTGATGACATTATAGAAGAAGAAATAAAAAATAGTTCAAAAAACTTAAGTAACTTTAACCCTTTATTTGAAGAGGTGATATTTTCACACTTAAATCTAGAACCAAAAATGTTTACAACTTAA
- the puuE gene encoding allantoinase PuuE: protein MINNNYPRDLIGYSNEPINPKWPNGAKVALQFVLNYEEGAENCILHGDKASEVFLSEMNNPQAFIGQRHKSMESLYEYGSRVGVWRLLELFKEFDIPITIFAVAMAVARNPKLAEYLALNNYDICSHGYRWINYQQIDESIERDHLYKSIEILEKMIGTRPLGWYTGRDSENTRKLVVEEGGFLYDSDAYNDDLPYFAPEITTKEHLVIPYTMDNNDMRFVFGGFSYSEQFYNYLKDSFDALYLEGAKSPKMMSIGMHCRILGKPGRIMAMRKFLEYVRGFDDVWFATRGEIANHWINNFSNKGRK, encoded by the coding sequence ATGATTAATAACAATTATCCAAGAGATTTAATTGGTTACTCAAACGAACCAATAAATCCAAAATGGCCCAATGGGGCAAAAGTTGCACTTCAATTTGTATTAAATTATGAAGAGGGTGCAGAAAACTGCATTTTACATGGAGATAAGGCTTCAGAAGTATTTCTTTCGGAAATGAACAACCCACAAGCTTTTATTGGACAAAGACACAAATCTATGGAATCATTGTATGAATATGGTTCAAGAGTTGGTGTTTGGAGATTATTAGAACTTTTTAAAGAGTTTGACATTCCTATTACTATCTTTGCTGTTGCAATGGCTGTTGCTAGAAATCCTAAATTAGCCGAATACCTTGCACTTAACAATTATGACATCTGTTCCCATGGATATAGATGGATTAACTATCAACAAATAGATGAATCAATTGAAAGAGATCACTTATACAAAAGTATTGAAATTTTAGAAAAAATGATTGGAACAAGACCACTTGGTTGGTACACTGGACGTGATAGTGAAAATACAAGAAAACTTGTTGTTGAAGAGGGTGGATTTCTTTATGACAGTGATGCTTACAACGATGACTTACCATATTTTGCACCAGAAATCACAACAAAAGAACATTTAGTAATCCCATATACTATGGATAACAACGATATGAGATTTGTATTTGGTGGATTTTCATATAGCGAACAATTTTATAACTATTTAAAAGACAGTTTTGATGCTCTTTATTTAGAAGGTGCAAAATCTCCAAAAATGATGAGTATTGGTATGCATTGTAGAATCTTAGGAAAACCTGGAAGAATTATGGCTATGAGAAAGTTCTTAGAGTATGTAAGAGGTTTTGATGATGTGTGGTTTGCTACAAGGGGTGAGATAGCAAATCATTGGATTAATAATTTTAGTAACAAAGGAAGAAAATGA
- a CDS encoding urease subunit beta, with protein sequence MFLTNREQEKLMIYTASKLAWERKERGLKLNFPEASAIISSFILEGARDGKSVAQLMVEATKVLGAADVLPGVASMMHMVQTEATFDDGTKLVTVHNPISVTKSDITPGEYFIDEGEIELNANYPVTTIKVENVGDRPIQVGSHYHFFETNAFLDFDRQKAYGQRLNIPSGTSVRFEPGSKKEIEVVPFNGKRYIAGFNGLVNGYLDVEETKEKAMKNLEEFIGSRV encoded by the coding sequence ATGTTTTTAACAAATCGTGAACAAGAAAAGCTTATGATTTATACAGCTTCTAAACTAGCATGGGAAAGAAAGGAAAGAGGACTTAAACTCAATTTCCCTGAAGCTTCTGCTATTATCAGTTCCTTTATCCTTGAAGGAGCAAGAGATGGTAAAAGTGTTGCCCAGCTTATGGTTGAGGCAACAAAAGTTTTAGGTGCTGCTGATGTTTTACCTGGTGTTGCTTCAATGATGCATATGGTACAAACAGAAGCTACTTTTGATGATGGAACAAAACTTGTTACTGTACATAACCCTATTTCTGTTACAAAATCCGACATAACTCCAGGGGAATATTTTATAGATGAAGGTGAAATTGAGCTAAATGCCAATTATCCTGTAACTACAATCAAAGTAGAAAATGTAGGAGATAGACCCATTCAAGTAGGTTCTCACTACCATTTCTTTGAAACTAATGCCTTCTTAGATTTTGATAGACAAAAAGCTTATGGTCAAAGACTAAATATCCCAAGTGGAACTTCTGTAAGATTTGAGCCAGGGTCTAAAAAAGAAATTGAAGTAGTTCCTTTCAATGGGAAAAGATATATTGCAGGATTTAATGGTCTTGTTAATGGTTATTTAGATGTTGAAGAGACTAAAGAAAAAGCTATGAAAAACCTTGAAGAGTTTATAGGGAGTAGGGTATGA
- a CDS encoding malate synthase G, with translation MYIKINNLNIDEKLLNLINEEILPQTEIKKADFWKNFEDIINQLTPENISLLKKRDELQAQIDTWHKTNKYDENSFDEYKNFLKQIGYLVEEKEEFKVETQNVDEEIKLQAGPQLVVPVKNARFALNAANARWGSLYDALYGTDVISTDGELAITKEYNEKRGKAVVDYAKEHLDTVAPLKEGSYKDAISYKIVEEKLEVEFSNTTTTLEDASKLVAYEGEKENLKALVFKNNNLHVIVEFDKESFIGKLDVAGVKDIVVEAAVSTIMDCEDSIAAVDTQDKVEVYRNWFGLMKGDLEDSFEKGGKTVTRTLNADKKYKTIDDKELFLHGRSLLFIRNVGHLMTNPAILDKDGNEVYEGIMDCMITTLAAIPDLTNKNEKKNSRTKSIYIVKPKMHGPQEVAFAVKLFESVEKALNLPENTIKIGIMDEERRTTVNLKECIRQASKRVVFINTGFLDRTGDEIHTSMLAGAMTPKTKMKSETWIKTYETWNVDIGLECGLQGKAQIGKGMWAMPDEMAKMMLEKISHPKSGANTAWVPSPTAATLHSMHYHKVNVLSIQNELKGKRKASLNELLTIPLLKEDLSKEIIKNEIDNNCQSILGYVVRWIDAGIGCSKVPDINNVALMEDRATLRISSQHLANWIEHGICTKEEVLESLKQMAKVVDKQNEKDTSYINMAPSYDGYAFKAASDLIFKGKAQPSGYTEPLLHMYRLKYKNN, from the coding sequence ATGTATATAAAAATAAATAATTTAAATATTGATGAAAAACTATTAAATTTAATAAACGAAGAGATTCTTCCACAAACAGAAATCAAAAAAGCAGATTTCTGGAAGAATTTTGAAGATATTATTAATCAATTAACTCCTGAAAACATCTCTTTACTAAAAAAAAGAGATGAACTTCAAGCACAAATTGATACTTGGCATAAAACTAATAAATACGATGAAAATAGTTTTGATGAGTATAAAAACTTTTTAAAACAAATTGGTTATTTAGTTGAAGAAAAAGAAGAGTTCAAAGTAGAAACACAAAATGTAGATGAAGAAATAAAACTTCAAGCAGGACCACAACTAGTTGTTCCAGTTAAAAATGCTAGATTTGCTTTAAATGCTGCAAATGCTAGATGGGGAAGTTTATATGATGCTCTTTATGGAACTGATGTAATCTCAACTGATGGCGAACTAGCAATTACAAAAGAGTACAATGAAAAAAGAGGAAAAGCAGTTGTAGATTATGCGAAAGAGCATTTAGATACAGTTGCACCACTTAAAGAGGGAAGCTATAAAGATGCAATTTCATATAAAATAGTTGAAGAAAAATTAGAAGTAGAGTTTTCAAACACTACAACAACTTTAGAAGATGCTTCAAAACTAGTTGCTTACGAGGGTGAAAAAGAAAACCTAAAAGCATTAGTATTTAAAAACAACAATCTTCATGTAATTGTTGAGTTTGACAAAGAAAGCTTTATTGGAAAACTTGATGTTGCAGGGGTAAAAGATATAGTTGTAGAAGCTGCAGTTTCTACTATTATGGATTGTGAAGACTCTATTGCAGCAGTAGATACCCAAGATAAAGTTGAAGTTTATAGAAACTGGTTTGGTCTTATGAAAGGTGATTTAGAAGACAGCTTTGAAAAAGGTGGCAAAACAGTTACTAGAACATTAAATGCTGATAAAAAATATAAAACTATAGATGACAAAGAGTTATTTCTACACGGAAGAAGTCTTCTATTTATTAGAAATGTTGGTCATCTTATGACAAATCCAGCTATTTTAGATAAAGATGGAAATGAAGTTTATGAAGGGATTATGGATTGTATGATTACAACTTTAGCTGCAATTCCTGATTTAACAAACAAAAACGAAAAGAAAAATAGTAGAACAAAATCTATTTATATAGTAAAACCAAAAATGCATGGACCCCAAGAAGTTGCCTTTGCAGTTAAACTATTTGAAAGTGTAGAAAAAGCTTTAAATCTTCCAGAAAATACAATCAAAATAGGAATTATGGATGAAGAAAGACGAACTACAGTTAATCTAAAAGAGTGTATTAGACAAGCTTCTAAAAGAGTAGTATTTATTAATACTGGATTTTTAGATAGAACAGGTGATGAGATTCATACTTCTATGCTAGCAGGAGCCATGACACCTAAAACAAAAATGAAAAGTGAAACTTGGATAAAAACTTATGAGACTTGGAATGTTGATATTGGTTTAGAGTGTGGACTGCAAGGTAAAGCTCAAATTGGAAAAGGGATGTGGGCTATGCCAGATGAGATGGCAAAAATGATGCTTGAAAAAATTTCTCACCCAAAATCAGGTGCAAACACTGCTTGGGTACCATCTCCTACTGCTGCAACTTTACACTCAATGCACTATCATAAAGTTAATGTACTAAGTATCCAAAATGAGTTAAAAGGAAAAAGAAAAGCAAGTTTAAATGAGCTTTTAACAATACCTTTACTTAAAGAAGATTTATCAAAAGAGATTATTAAAAATGAAATAGATAATAACTGCCAAAGTATTTTAGGATATGTTGTTAGATGGATTGATGCAGGAATTGGATGTTCTAAAGTTCCTGATATAAATAATGTAGCACTTATGGAAGATAGAGCAACACTTAGAATCTCCTCTCAACATCTTGCAAACTGGATAGAACATGGAATTTGTACAAAAGAGGAAGTTTTAGAGTCTTTAAAACAGATGGCAAAAGTTGTTGATAAACAAAATGAAAAAGATACAAGTTATATAAATATGGCACCAAGTTATGATGGCTATGCATTTAAAGCAGCAAGTGATTTGATTTTTAAAGGAAAAGCTCAGCCTTCTGGTTATACAGAGCCTTTATTACATATGTACAGATTAAAGTATAAGAATAATTAG
- the alc gene encoding allantoicase translates to MINVASCELGTEVIYTTDEFFANANRMLQETEAVFKDEFDDNGHWMDGWETRRRRDGGNDHCIIKLGNLSKINSFLVDTSHFRGNYPLAVAIKGCCVKDKDDKAFLEDIDSVQWVELLGQSDLEGHTKHDFASLSQTELTHIRVDIYPDGGIARFKAFGEICFDEKLYEQENINVASMRNGARAVYTNNEFFGPLRNILKDNEAINMGDGWETRRRREPGFDWGIIELAKPAILDNIMIDTNFFKGNFADKFSISAAYLEETTDSSVVTQSMFWEELIAPQKLKMHNKHYFDKSFLNHQKPITHIRINIFPDGGVSRLKLFGKFVKKEEIKA, encoded by the coding sequence ATGATAAATGTTGCAAGCTGTGAATTAGGAACAGAAGTAATTTACACTACAGATGAGTTTTTTGCAAATGCAAATAGAATGTTACAAGAAACAGAGGCTGTATTTAAAGATGAGTTTGATGACAATGGTCACTGGATGGACGGTTGGGAAACTAGAAGAAGAAGAGATGGTGGAAATGACCATTGTATTATTAAACTAGGGAACCTTTCAAAAATCAACTCATTTTTAGTTGATACTTCGCACTTTAGAGGAAACTATCCTTTAGCAGTTGCTATTAAAGGTTGTTGTGTAAAAGACAAAGATGATAAAGCATTTTTAGAAGATATTGATAGTGTTCAGTGGGTTGAGCTTTTAGGTCAAAGTGATTTAGAAGGTCATACAAAACACGATTTTGCTTCTCTTTCTCAAACTGAATTAACTCACATAAGAGTTGATATCTATCCAGATGGTGGAATTGCAAGATTTAAAGCCTTTGGTGAAATTTGCTTTGATGAAAAACTTTATGAGCAAGAGAATATCAATGTAGCTTCAATGAGAAATGGAGCAAGAGCAGTTTATACAAACAATGAATTCTTTGGTCCTTTAAGAAATATTTTAAAAGATAATGAAGCTATCAACATGGGTGATGGTTGGGAAACTAGAAGAAGAAGAGAACCAGGATTTGACTGGGGAATCATTGAGTTAGCTAAGCCTGCAATTCTTGATAATATTATGATTGATACAAACTTCTTCAAAGGAAATTTTGCAGATAAATTTTCAATCAGCGCTGCATATTTAGAGGAGACAACAGATAGTTCAGTTGTAACACAAAGTATGTTTTGGGAAGAGTTAATTGCACCACAAAAACTTAAGATGCACAACAAACACTATTTTGATAAAAGTTTTTTAAACCATCAAAAACCAATAACACATATTAGAATAAATATTTTCCCAGATGGTGGAGTTTCAAGACTAAAACTATTTGGGAAATTTGTTAAAAAAGAAGAAATAAAGGCTTAA
- a CDS encoding urease accessory protein UreE encodes MIKKAIEIKKDIPADDNVLLDWFDMQKPNLSAITQKGKEFIVKAKYTHLHENDILLCEDGYKIKISKSEDTIYTLEFDDHITFARTAYEIGNRHQPICVEDYKITILEDISTTDIIKSCEENDSVTVKKGKGLFKPNGNAHHSH; translated from the coding sequence ATGATAAAAAAAGCAATTGAAATAAAAAAAGATATACCAGCAGATGATAATGTACTTTTAGATTGGTTTGATATGCAAAAACCTAATTTAAGTGCTATTACTCAAAAGGGTAAAGAGTTTATTGTAAAAGCTAAATATACACACCTTCATGAAAATGATATTTTACTTTGTGAAGATGGATATAAAATTAAAATTTCTAAATCTGAAGATACTATTTATACTTTAGAATTTGATGACCACATTACTTTTGCAAGAACAGCATATGAAATAGGAAATAGACACCAACCTATTTGTGTAGAAGATTATAAAATCACTATTTTAGAAGATATTTCAACTACTGATATTATCAAATCTTGTGAAGAAAATGATAGTGTAACAGTAAAAAAAGGTAAAGGTCTATTTAAACCAAATGGAAACGCACATCACTCACACTAA
- the ureC gene encoding urease subunit alpha, whose product MKISKVKYASMYGPTTNDRFRLADTSLIAKIEKDYTTYGEESKFGGGKTIRDGMSQSPLVVDTADVIITNAVIIDYTGIYKADIGIKDGKISAIGKSGNPYNTDGITEGLEIGANTEILSAEGKIITAGGIDSHIHFISPGQIDEALASGVTTMIGGGTGPNTGTNATTCTPGEWNIHKMIESVDDLPLNFGFMGKGNSSSYEALKVQIEAGAMGLKLHEDWGTTPNAVDTCLKVADDLDVQVAIHTDTLNESGFVDSTVNAFAGRTIHTFHSEGAGGGHAPDIMKVAGLANILPSSTNPTLPYTKNTIEEHLDMLMVCHHLSAKIPEDVSFAESRIRGKTIAAEDVLHDIGAISITSSDSQAMGRVGEVVTRTWQVADSMKKQRGALEGDDEKADNERIKRYVAKYTINPAIACGIDEHVGSVEIGKMADLVLWTPAFFGVKPELIIKGGFIALAMMGDSNASIPTPEPNMYRPMFGSLGKAAANTSALFVSKLSLENGLVEKMNTNKSMLAVKNTRNIGKKDMKLNDFIGDIEVDPETYDVKVNGEIIESSFQEELPMAKRYFLF is encoded by the coding sequence ATGAAGATTTCTAAAGTAAAATATGCCTCAATGTATGGACCAACAACTAATGATAGATTTAGATTAGCTGATACTTCTTTAATAGCAAAAATTGAAAAAGACTATACAACATATGGAGAAGAATCAAAATTTGGCGGTGGTAAAACTATTAGAGACGGTATGAGTCAATCTCCATTAGTTGTAGATACTGCTGATGTTATTATCACAAATGCTGTAATTATTGATTATACAGGTATTTACAAAGCTGATATTGGAATCAAAGATGGAAAAATCTCTGCAATTGGAAAATCTGGAAATCCATACAACACTGATGGCATCACTGAAGGTTTAGAAATAGGTGCAAATACAGAGATTTTATCAGCTGAAGGTAAAATAATCACTGCTGGTGGAATTGACTCACATATTCACTTTATAAGTCCTGGTCAAATAGATGAAGCACTAGCTAGTGGTGTTACAACTATGATTGGTGGGGGTACGGGTCCAAATACAGGAACAAATGCAACAACTTGTACTCCAGGAGAATGGAATATTCATAAAATGATTGAATCAGTTGATGATTTACCTTTAAACTTTGGTTTTATGGGTAAAGGAAATAGTTCAAGTTATGAAGCTTTAAAGGTTCAGATTGAAGCCGGTGCTATGGGATTAAAACTTCATGAAGACTGGGGAACAACTCCAAATGCAGTTGATACTTGTTTAAAAGTTGCAGATGACCTTGATGTACAAGTTGCAATTCATACAGATACTTTAAATGAATCAGGATTTGTAGATAGTACAGTAAATGCTTTTGCTGGAAGAACTATTCATACTTTCCATAGTGAAGGAGCAGGTGGTGGTCATGCACCTGATATTATGAAAGTTGCAGGACTTGCTAATATCTTACCATCAAGTACAAATCCAACTTTACCCTATACTAAAAATACAATAGAAGAACACCTTGATATGCTTATGGTTTGTCACCATTTAAGTGCAAAAATTCCTGAAGATGTAAGTTTTGCAGAAAGTAGAATTAGAGGTAAAACTATTGCTGCAGAAGATGTTTTACACGATATTGGAGCAATATCTATTACAAGTAGTGATTCACAAGCTATGGGAAGAGTTGGTGAAGTAGTTACAAGAACTTGGCAAGTAGCAGACTCTATGAAAAAACAAAGAGGTGCCCTAGAAGGTGATGATGAAAAAGCTGATAATGAAAGAATCAAAAGGTATGTTGCAAAATATACTATAAACCCTGCTATTGCTTGTGGTATTGATGAACATGTTGGAAGTGTTGAAATTGGGAAAATGGCAGATTTAGTCCTTTGGACACCTGCATTTTTTGGAGTTAAACCAGAACTTATTATAAAAGGTGGCTTTATAGCACTAGCTATGATGGGGGATTCAAATGCCTCTATTCCAACCCCTGAACCAAATATGTATAGACCTATGTTTGGCAGTTTAGGTAAAGCAGCTGCAAATACAAGTGCACTGTTTGTTTCTAAATTATCATTGGAAAATGGTTTAGTAGAAAAAATGAATACAAATAAATCTATGCTTGCAGTTAAAAACACAAGAAATATAGGTAAAAAAGATATGAAGTTAAATGACTTTATTGGGGATATTGAAGTTGACCCAGAAACTTATGATGTAAAAGTTAATGGTGAGATTATAGAATCATCTTTCCAAGAAGAGTTACCAATGGCTAAAAGATATTTTCTATTTTAG
- a CDS encoding GntR family transcriptional regulator, whose product MSSENIFPVEDTIVNFIFDAIFTKKLHPGIKLSESVLAKELNTSRDVVRKAFSKLQTMGILSYKKNQGFNVVWISEENAKDIFATRKIIEVGIVEIVTKRYSKENLDLSSLLENIDTEEYLKLSHRNGEYVKSSCDFHLNLAALSKNEFLINALKPLIPLSILAALIYEDENTEFSSYDEHRVLIETIKSNNVNNAKNVMSEHLDHCLDVLDFNLDTINKKNKFLFAN is encoded by the coding sequence ATGAGTTCAGAAAATATTTTTCCAGTTGAGGATACTATTGTTAATTTTATTTTTGATGCAATTTTTACAAAAAAATTACATCCAGGAATAAAATTATCAGAAAGTGTACTTGCAAAAGAGTTAAATACAAGTAGAGATGTTGTAAGAAAAGCATTCAGCAAACTACAAACTATGGGTATTTTAAGTTATAAAAAAAATCAAGGTTTTAATGTAGTTTGGATTAGTGAAGAAAATGCAAAAGATATCTTTGCAACAAGAAAAATAATTGAAGTAGGTATTGTTGAAATTGTTACAAAAAGATATTCAAAAGAAAATTTAGACTTATCCTCACTTTTAGAAAATATTGATACTGAAGAGTATCTAAAACTATCACACAGAAATGGGGAGTATGTTAAATCATCTTGCGATTTCCATTTAAATTTAGCGGCATTAAGTAAAAATGAGTTTTTAATTAATGCCTTAAAACCTTTAATCCCTTTAAGTATACTTGCTGCATTGATTTATGAAGATGAAAATACAGAGTTTTCTTCTTACGATGAACATAGAGTTTTAATTGAGACAATTAAAAGTAATAATGTTAATAATGCAAAAAACGTTATGTCAGAACATTTAGACCATTGCCTTGATGTTTTAGATTTTAATTTAGATACAATTAATAAAAAGAATAAATTTCTTTTTGCTAACTAA
- a CDS encoding ureidoglycolate lyase has translation MRVELKPKSLTQEAFKKFGEVVEFENRDSKIINNGYAQKFYELCTMDANEKGGRSTLHIYIGKSREFPLHIDMLEKHPFFSQTFMPRSKEPFLCVVALGDEKPDLSTIEVFVTNGEQGVYYNRGIWHFPLICLKDKEQFIVIDRADNKTEEQKIVECIEYDLKKESIYLLKR, from the coding sequence ATGAGAGTGGAATTAAAGCCAAAATCTCTTACACAAGAAGCTTTTAAAAAGTTTGGAGAAGTCGTAGAGTTTGAAAATAGAGATTCAAAAATCATAAACAATGGCTACGCACAGAAGTTTTATGAGCTTTGTACAATGGATGCAAATGAAAAAGGAGGACGTTCTACTTTACATATTTATATAGGGAAAAGTAGAGAATTCCCTTTACATATTGATATGTTGGAGAAGCACCCTTTTTTCTCTCAAACTTTTATGCCAAGAAGCAAAGAACCATTTTTATGTGTTGTTGCATTAGGAGATGAAAAACCTGATTTATCAACAATTGAAGTTTTTGTTACAAATGGAGAGCAAGGGGTTTATTACAATAGAGGTATTTGGCATTTTCCATTAATTTGCTTAAAAGATAAAGAGCAATTTATTGTTATAGATAGAGCAGATAATAAAACAGAAGAACAAAAAATTGTCGAATGTATAGAATATGATCTAAAAAAAGAAAGTATCTATTTACTAAAGAGGTAA
- a CDS encoding NCS1 family nucleobase:cation symporter-1 codes for MINDVNSDSLSPTKKSEKNWKWFEVSNIWANDIQSLFGYTLVASLFISYGVTGWTAFFALIVAGLLVTFLVNISGKAGVDYGIPYPVLARSSMGVNGAKLSAIIRAIVAVFWFGVQTYFASTALHLLITASTGIHPEVKFLGIDSIGWLSFFIVWILQMVIFSKGMSWVSKFLNFAAPFVYIIMIGLLVVLWSKSSGDLFNVANNIFSHEGSTFSSEVNGFFAILGTMIAYFAAVMINFSDFSRYAKDEKSMVVGNFVGLPFNMVFFSALALLITAGSVVVFGEKLTNPMDIVERADSTVLSLVAAITFFTATVGINLVANFIPAVNGISNLAPKKLSFKKSGVITSLFALVIGGFWVSFISNVGISPIVNTLGATLAPLYGILIVDYYFVKKQKLNIDSLYDESEKSEYYYDNGWNKNTIIAFSIGAVFSICTVWVENLSLLNGYGWIIGALLGGVVHLTLSKNETQKELAFI; via the coding sequence ATGATAAATGATGTAAACAGTGACTCTTTGTCACCTACAAAAAAGAGTGAGAAAAATTGGAAATGGTTTGAAGTGTCAAATATCTGGGCAAATGATATACAAAGTCTTTTTGGATATACACTAGTTGCCTCACTTTTTATAAGTTATGGAGTAACAGGTTGGACTGCATTTTTTGCACTTATTGTTGCTGGATTATTGGTTACTTTTTTAGTAAATATTTCAGGTAAAGCTGGAGTTGACTATGGAATTCCTTATCCTGTTCTTGCACGTTCAAGTATGGGAGTAAATGGGGCTAAATTATCAGCTATTATAAGAGCTATAGTTGCTGTTTTTTGGTTTGGAGTTCAAACATATTTTGCTTCAACTGCCTTACACCTTTTAATTACTGCTTCTACAGGGATTCACCCTGAAGTTAAATTTTTAGGTATTGATTCAATTGGTTGGTTATCTTTTTTTATTGTATGGATACTTCAAATGGTGATTTTCTCAAAAGGAATGTCATGGGTATCTAAATTCTTAAATTTTGCAGCTCCTTTTGTTTATATCATTATGATTGGATTATTAGTTGTTTTATGGAGTAAATCTAGTGGAGATTTATTTAATGTTGCAAATAATATCTTCTCTCATGAAGGTTCAACTTTTAGTAGTGAAGTAAATGGTTTTTTTGCAATTCTAGGAACAATGATTGCTTATTTTGCAGCTGTTATGATTAACTTTAGTGACTTTTCAAGATATGCAAAAGATGAAAAATCAATGGTAGTTGGAAATTTTGTGGGACTACCTTTTAATATGGTTTTTTTCTCAGCTTTGGCACTTTTAATAACTGCTGGTTCAGTTGTAGTATTTGGTGAAAAACTAACAAACCCTATGGATATTGTTGAAAGAGCTGATAGTACAGTATTAAGTTTAGTTGCTGCAATTACATTTTTTACTGCAACTGTAGGTATTAATTTAGTTGCTAACTTTATTCCTGCTGTTAATGGTATCTCAAATCTTGCACCCAAAAAACTTTCATTTAAAAAATCTGGTGTAATAACATCATTATTTGCACTTGTGATTGGCGGATTTTGGGTAAGTTTTATTAGTAATGTAGGAATTAGTCCAATAGTAAATACTCTTGGTGCAACACTTGCTCCTTTATATGGGATTTTAATTGTTGATTACTATTTTGTTAAAAAACAAAAATTGAATATTGACTCGTTATATGATGAAAGTGAAAAAAGTGAATATTATTATGATAATGGGTGGAATAAAAATACAATTATTGCATTTTCAATTGGAGCAGTTTTTTCAATTTGCACCGTATGGGTTGAGAATTTGAGCTTACTTAATGGTTATGGATGGATTATTGGAGCACTTCTTGGTGGGGTAGTGCATTTAACTTTATCAAAAAATGAAACACAAAAAGAATTAGCTTTTATCTAA